The Chloroherpetonaceae bacterium genome window below encodes:
- a CDS encoding YajQ family cyclic di-GMP-binding protein, producing the protein MASEHSFDIVSKIDMQELDNALNQAKKELAQRYDLKDTGSDILFNQKDMEITLESASEFTLKSVVDILQSKMIKRGIATKVLDFGKLEPATHNSLRQKVKLKQGIDKEIAKKITTAIKETKLKVNAQVQGDSVRVTGKQLDDLQAIQKHLLTIELPVALQYDNYR; encoded by the coding sequence ATGGCATCGGAACATTCATTTGACATCGTTTCAAAAATTGATATGCAAGAGCTTGATAATGCACTCAATCAAGCCAAGAAGGAACTTGCGCAGCGTTATGATTTAAAAGACACCGGTTCCGATATTCTTTTTAACCAAAAGGATATGGAAATCACCCTTGAATCGGCAAGTGAATTCACATTGAAATCCGTCGTCGATATTCTTCAATCAAAAATGATTAAGCGTGGTATCGCGACGAAGGTGTTAGACTTTGGGAAGCTTGAACCCGCCACGCACAACAGCTTGCGCCAAAAAGTGAAACTGAAACAAGGCATCGATAAAGAAATCGCAAAAAAAATTACGACTGCCATTAAAGAAACCAAATTGAAAGTCAACGCTCAGGTTCAAGGCGATTCCGTTCGCGTAACAGGCAAGCAATTGGATGACCTTCAAGCCATTCAAAAGCACTTGCTTACAATTGAACTCCCAGTTGCCCTTCAGTACGATAACTATAGATAA
- a CDS encoding glycoside hydrolase family 3 N-terminal domain-containing protein, giving the protein MISRVYDFFSQLFKFFVIGFLSLQSLKAQFPTSAFLDTTKRAKPEQIFSRPSLWADAVLNRMTIEEKIGQLFAASCSSVFLPSDNEQYQRVLELIRAGKVGGVMLMKGDVYSAAMLVNRLQRNARFPLLISADMEWGATMRIDRATEFPVNMGIAATWNPLFAYKAGQITAREAHAMGIHHNYAPSVDLNNNPSNPIINTRSFGENIELTNAMADAYILGTQSQGILATVKHFPGHGDTEIDSHKDLPILKFSRGRLDSIELKPFRSAIKNGVMSIMVGHLAVPAITGSEKIPASLSKLMVDSLLRKALNFQGLIVTDGMRMAGVRKFYSAGEAAIAAIDAGIDIILDSPDITEAYASVLSAVQIGRISEERINESARRILVAKEWLKLHEQRFANLETLADIVGNQSSISLSQEIAENALTALQLEKKRIPLAPKTTRRKRKMLNISISNSSISNYGEAFYTAFKNSFAYSERIRIDKRSNKMDFDETLKEIPKSAAVVVSCYADIRSFEGKYGFDGELDNFLKRLIKSCNAAKTPVILISFGTPYLILAYPEAPTYLIAYSSARACEQAAVRWLKGEVSAKGKLPVKMSAKFPFGKESIQTVTP; this is encoded by the coding sequence ATGATATCAAGGGTTTACGATTTCTTTTCTCAGCTATTTAAGTTTTTTGTCATAGGCTTTCTATCGTTACAGTCACTCAAAGCCCAATTCCCAACCAGTGCCTTTTTAGATACGACAAAGCGAGCCAAGCCGGAGCAAATTTTTTCTCGACCTTCACTTTGGGCAGATGCCGTTCTTAATCGAATGACCATTGAAGAAAAAATCGGTCAACTTTTTGCTGCTTCTTGTTCAAGTGTTTTTTTACCAAGCGATAACGAACAGTATCAACGCGTGCTTGAACTTATTCGCGCAGGAAAGGTCGGCGGGGTAATGCTTATGAAAGGGGATGTTTATTCTGCCGCTATGCTTGTTAATCGATTGCAACGCAATGCAAGATTTCCACTTTTGATTTCGGCAGATATGGAATGGGGTGCAACGATGCGAATCGACCGTGCAACCGAATTCCCCGTCAATATGGGTATTGCTGCTACTTGGAATCCGCTCTTCGCTTATAAAGCCGGGCAGATTACCGCACGAGAAGCCCACGCAATGGGAATTCATCATAATTATGCACCCTCGGTCGATCTAAATAACAATCCCTCAAACCCAATTATCAACACGCGTTCTTTTGGAGAGAACATTGAACTTACTAATGCAATGGCTGATGCCTACATTTTAGGTACACAGTCTCAAGGGATTTTGGCTACCGTTAAACACTTTCCCGGTCACGGTGATACCGAAATCGATAGCCACAAAGATTTACCCATACTTAAATTTTCGCGGGGGCGTTTAGATAGCATCGAACTAAAGCCATTTCGCAGCGCAATCAAAAACGGCGTGATGTCCATTATGGTGGGGCATTTGGCGGTTCCCGCCATTACCGGTTCAGAGAAAATTCCTGCAAGCCTTTCAAAATTGATGGTGGATTCCCTTCTTCGAAAAGCCTTGAATTTTCAAGGTCTAATTGTTACTGATGGCATGCGAATGGCGGGCGTTCGGAAATTTTACTCCGCAGGTGAGGCCGCTATTGCCGCCATTGATGCGGGCATCGACATCATTCTTGATTCACCTGACATTACCGAGGCTTATGCCTCTGTGCTCTCAGCTGTTCAAATCGGAAGAATTTCCGAAGAACGAATTAATGAGTCAGCGCGGCGAATTCTTGTCGCAAAGGAATGGCTCAAACTTCATGAACAGCGCTTTGCAAACCTTGAAACCCTTGCTGATATTGTTGGCAATCAATCGTCGATTTCACTCTCACAAGAAATTGCTGAAAATGCATTAACCGCATTGCAATTGGAAAAAAAGCGCATCCCGCTCGCGCCAAAAACAACTCGCCGCAAACGAAAAATGCTGAACATATCAATTTCAAACAGTTCAATTTCTAATTACGGAGAAGCTTTTTACACCGCATTCAAAAATTCCTTTGCATATTCTGAACGCATTCGAATTGATAAGCGAAGCAACAAAATGGATTTTGATGAAACTTTGAAAGAAATTCCAAAATCGGCAGCTGTCGTTGTTTCCTGCTATGCAGATATTCGTTCCTTTGAAGGCAAATATGGCTTTGATGGTGAATTGGATAACTTTTTGAAGCGTCTCATTAAATCTTGTAATGCTGCAAAAACACCTGTCATCTTAATTTCCTTTGGAACACCTTATTTAATATTAGCTTATCCCGAAGCACCCACTTATCTTATTGCTTATTCATCAGCACGAGCCTGCGAACAAGCGGCCGTCCGTTGGCTGAAAGGCGAAGTATCAGCAAAAGGCAAACTTCCTGTCAAAATGAGTGCAAAGTTTCCGTTTGGTAAAGAATCAATACAAACCGTAACCCCATAA
- a CDS encoding tetratricopeptide repeat-containing sensor histidine kinase, protein MKKASQKIIKTLFIFTFFVTLSQHILFAQSPELEAKQALADSLAYQASEFYNNDDYNSADSCASAALELSKSIGYQKGIAAAYNAFGINYVYQSRYSEGKEYLFKSLKIYETLGDSIGALSSLTTLGAAFSEQGQYTPALTHYFRALHISEFLKDTVKEARLLNNIANVYSEQSNFDEALKFYNSALKAFENLNNNRGISILLVNIASTEHQMKRNDDALKSYNRSLEIRRKLGDIRGVANTLIGIADVYFDLKQYAKAKLLYQESLDILKKLSAPRLYTYALKGLGKVYLATGEPKKGIPFAKQSLAIADSIHVQSEIKDAAFLLSSLYEKLGEASTALKYFKVYSDFKDTVLSQESLKAAANFREQYEVAKKEREIAELSITKAEQQLEIASQRITQNQFIAGVIILVISLVALSFFSYVKQKSENEIRQKNEALALALKEKEEQRAEAERQRKIAYEAVAFKDDLIRIAAHDLKNPLQSVLGYSEILQEQTKLDKPITTQNLDMIRRIFLSSDRMLSLIKDLLDSAPKAFGMELNFSRVDLPHLIKGVIELNDYQKSRKGQSIVFETDCNSFIAEVDKEKFKEVVDNLISNAIKYSPPGKTIWVNFESPKSNRDGNGSSPLRISIKDEGQGLTAEDQAKLFGRFQKLSAKPTGGESSSGLGLYIAKKLITDHGGDIYAHSQGKGAGSTFFIELPVSSH, encoded by the coding sequence ATGAAGAAAGCGTCACAAAAAATCATTAAAACCCTTTTTATTTTCACATTTTTTGTGACGCTCTCTCAGCATATCCTCTTCGCACAGTCTCCCGAACTCGAAGCTAAACAAGCCCTTGCCGATTCGCTTGCCTATCAAGCATCTGAATTTTATAACAATGATGATTATAACTCAGCCGATAGCTGCGCCAGCGCTGCACTTGAACTTTCTAAATCAATTGGGTATCAAAAGGGAATCGCGGCGGCATACAATGCTTTTGGAATCAATTATGTCTATCAAAGCCGCTACAGCGAGGGCAAAGAGTATCTCTTCAAAAGCCTTAAAATTTATGAAACACTCGGCGATAGTATCGGTGCTTTAAGTTCCTTAACCACACTCGGTGCAGCATTTTCGGAACAAGGTCAGTACACGCCTGCATTAACTCATTACTTCAGAGCGTTGCATATTTCTGAATTCCTAAAAGATACCGTCAAGGAAGCTCGGCTTTTGAATAATATCGCGAATGTTTATAGCGAGCAATCGAATTTCGACGAAGCTCTGAAGTTTTATAATTCTGCTTTGAAAGCATTTGAAAATCTGAATAACAACCGAGGAATATCCATCTTGCTCGTAAACATTGCTAGCACCGAGCATCAAATGAAACGCAATGATGATGCCTTGAAATCATATAACCGCTCTCTTGAAATCAGAAGAAAGCTTGGTGATATCCGAGGCGTCGCGAATACATTAATTGGAATTGCCGATGTGTATTTCGATTTAAAGCAATACGCCAAGGCGAAATTGCTTTATCAAGAATCGCTTGACATCTTAAAGAAACTATCTGCTCCTCGCTTATACACCTATGCCTTGAAGGGTTTGGGAAAAGTGTATTTGGCAACCGGTGAACCGAAAAAAGGAATCCCATTTGCAAAGCAATCGTTAGCTATTGCGGATTCAATTCATGTACAATCGGAAATTAAAGATGCGGCTTTTCTATTGAGTTCACTTTACGAGAAATTGGGAGAAGCTTCAACAGCTTTGAAGTACTTTAAAGTTTACTCCGATTTCAAAGACACGGTTTTAAGTCAGGAATCCTTGAAGGCCGCAGCCAATTTTAGAGAGCAATATGAGGTTGCAAAAAAGGAGCGCGAAATTGCCGAACTCTCAATCACCAAAGCCGAGCAGCAGCTCGAAATCGCCTCTCAACGTATCACTCAAAATCAATTTATCGCTGGTGTAATTATCTTAGTAATATCGCTTGTTGCGCTATCATTTTTTTCCTATGTCAAGCAGAAATCTGAAAACGAAATTCGCCAAAAAAATGAAGCCTTAGCCCTTGCCCTGAAAGAAAAGGAAGAACAGCGCGCGGAAGCAGAACGCCAAAGGAAAATCGCTTACGAAGCCGTTGCATTTAAGGATGATTTGATTCGAATCGCTGCCCACGATTTAAAGAATCCCCTGCAATCCGTTTTGGGATATAGCGAAATCTTGCAAGAACAAACCAAATTGGATAAACCCATTACCACGCAAAATCTTGATATGATTCGGCGGATTTTCCTCTCTTCCGATCGAATGCTTTCGCTCATCAAAGATTTACTCGACTCCGCTCCGAAAGCGTTTGGAATGGAATTAAATTTTTCACGCGTTGATCTTCCTCATCTCATTAAAGGCGTAATCGAATTGAATGACTATCAGAAATCTCGCAAAGGGCAATCGATTGTTTTTGAAACCGATTGCAATTCTTTTATTGCTGAAGTTGATAAAGAAAAATTCAAAGAGGTTGTTGATAATTTGATATCAAATGCAATCAAGTACTCTCCTCCCGGAAAAACAATTTGGGTTAATTTTGAATCGCCTAAATCGAACAGGGATGGAAACGGCTCTTCACCCTTGCGTATTTCTATTAAAGACGAAGGCCAAGGACTCACGGCTGAAGACCAAGCCAAGCTGTTCGGCCGTTTCCAAAAACTTTCTGCAAAACCAACCGGCGGAGAAAGCTCTTCCGGCTTGGGGCTTTATATTGCTAAGAAGTTAATCACCGATCACGGTGGCGATATTTACGCCCATTCACAAGGGAAAGGCGCAGGGTCAACTTTTTTTATCGAGTTACCTGTCTCAAGCCATTGA
- a CDS encoding pseudouridine synthase, with product MKEKLERLISKRGLGSRREAQSLILNGLVFVNGIKATHPLQLVNPDSDISITGSHPIQSSQNQMKDFVYLIYHKPKGEVTTKRDELGRKTVYDAFLRYRGNQHTNGINPVGRLDLDSTGLLLFTNDSVFANFLTNPENEIPKKYFLRLREPLSDKDIEIISNGILIQERGSEYLAKPLSFQMITSHSATICLTEGKNREVRKIFLALGNKVLDLKRIGFGNLNLEMKQDSLSKAYFLFDHPFPLSDFRIINKTDVWKGFIKTKQKN from the coding sequence ATGAAAGAAAAACTAGAACGTCTCATCTCTAAAAGAGGGCTGGGCTCTCGGCGAGAGGCTCAGTCACTCATTCTCAACGGCCTCGTCTTTGTCAATGGCATAAAAGCTACTCACCCCTTACAACTGGTCAATCCTGATTCTGATATTTCAATCACCGGCTCCCACCCCATTCAGTCAAGCCAAAATCAAATGAAAGATTTTGTTTATCTCATTTACCATAAACCAAAAGGAGAAGTCACTACAAAACGCGATGAACTGGGGCGCAAAACTGTTTACGATGCCTTCCTTCGATATAGAGGAAATCAACACACCAATGGGATCAACCCTGTTGGAAGGCTAGATCTTGATTCAACCGGTTTATTACTTTTCACCAATGACTCGGTTTTCGCCAATTTTTTAACTAATCCTGAAAATGAAATTCCTAAAAAATATTTTCTGCGGCTTCGCGAGCCTCTATCCGATAAAGACATTGAAATCATCTCCAATGGCATTTTAATTCAAGAACGCGGAAGTGAGTATCTTGCAAAACCTTTATCTTTTCAAATGATAACCAGTCATAGCGCGACCATTTGCTTAACCGAAGGAAAGAACCGTGAGGTGCGGAAAATATTTTTAGCCCTTGGCAACAAAGTTCTCGACTTAAAGCGCATCGGTTTTGGAAATCTTAATCTTGAAATGAAACAAGATTCTCTTTCCAAAGCCTATTTCCTTTTTGACCATCCATTCCCTCTTTCCGATTTTCGTATAATAAATAAAACTGATGTATGGAAAGGGTTTATCAAAACGAAACAAAAAAATTGA
- the murQ gene encoding N-acetylmuramic acid 6-phosphate etherase, which yields MATSKSKLIFREISSLLTEQVNTRTKKIDEAGALEIARLINREDARVAKAVGESLPEIARAIQLVAKAFQNGGRLFYLGAGTSGRLGILDASECPPTFGVSPDLVQGIIAGGNDAVFRSVEGAEDDETAASNELKRRGFSKHDVLFGISASKRTPFVLGGLRFARKLKAKTIFLTSNPDVKEPASVVIRTLVGPEVIMGSTRLKAGTSHKMVLNMVSTGAMILNGKTYGNMMIDLQQTNLKLVERTKRIFMLATGADYETAEALLETAGGKLKTAITMYFLVCTKEEAEESLKKANGFVKRAVNATLDKKRR from the coding sequence GTGGCAACAAGCAAATCAAAACTCATTTTTCGTGAAATCTCTTCCCTTCTCACAGAACAAGTCAATACACGAACCAAAAAAATTGATGAAGCCGGTGCGCTTGAGATTGCCCGTCTCATCAACCGCGAAGACGCACGCGTAGCAAAGGCTGTCGGCGAATCTCTGCCAGAAATCGCGCGCGCAATTCAGCTCGTCGCGAAAGCATTTCAAAACGGTGGTCGCTTGTTTTACTTGGGTGCCGGAACCTCGGGAAGGCTTGGCATACTCGATGCTTCGGAGTGCCCGCCAACATTTGGTGTTTCACCCGATTTGGTTCAAGGGATTATCGCCGGTGGGAATGACGCGGTTTTTCGGTCCGTCGAAGGTGCCGAAGATGATGAAACTGCTGCATCAAATGAATTAAAAAGGCGTGGTTTTTCGAAGCACGATGTTCTTTTCGGCATCAGCGCGAGCAAACGCACGCCTTTTGTGCTGGGCGGGCTTCGTTTCGCACGCAAGCTTAAAGCCAAAACCATTTTTCTTACCTCAAACCCCGATGTCAAAGAACCGGCAAGCGTGGTGATTCGCACCCTTGTTGGCCCCGAGGTTATTATGGGTTCAACACGGCTTAAAGCCGGAACATCACATAAAATGGTATTGAATATGGTTTCTACCGGAGCAATGATTCTGAATGGGAAAACCTATGGAAACATGATGATTGACTTGCAGCAAACAAACTTGAAACTCGTTGAGCGAACGAAGCGAATCTTCATGCTTGCCACCGGAGCCGATTATGAAACCGCCGAAGCCTTGCTGGAAACCGCGGGCGGCAAATTGAAAACCGCAATTACTATGTACTTTCTGGTTTGTACCAAAGAAGAAGCAGAAGAAAGTTTGAAAAAAGCAAACGGCTTTGTAAAACGCGCCGTTAATGCAACACTTGATAAGAAACGGCGGTAA
- a CDS encoding SRPBCC family protein, whose protein sequence is MKILKYIGYGFGVLLLLVVVLIIAMPSQFTIVRKATIKAPKKVVYERVIYFKNFPKWSPWQDFDPKMTTSIKGEDGKVGAVYEWSGNDSVGKGTQSITAVTEERIDLDLHFITPFESHSKTDYVVKAISEVETEITWTLHTSLPRPLNIFGPIFNLEESVGKDYERGLTKLKTLCETYVAENYRGGFEIVEFDFPERLYVVKKGSIKMTEIEKFYGVNFSKAVEEIKKANLLMTTPPTGLYWVWDEAKGMVEMAAGFGATGEVKGLETVKIPAQKAYKIAFYGPSSGTMKAHLAMDEYFKAKGFQQGLPVMEEYAADATTEKDSTKWLTNVVYFKK, encoded by the coding sequence ATGAAAATATTAAAATATATCGGTTATGGTTTTGGTGTTCTTTTATTACTTGTAGTGGTGTTGATTATTGCAATGCCGTCACAGTTTACTATTGTGCGAAAAGCAACCATCAAAGCGCCGAAGAAAGTCGTTTATGAGCGGGTCATTTATTTCAAAAATTTTCCTAAATGGAGCCCGTGGCAAGATTTTGACCCGAAAATGACAACATCGATAAAAGGTGAAGACGGGAAAGTGGGTGCGGTGTATGAATGGTCGGGCAATGATTCGGTTGGCAAAGGAACACAAAGCATAACGGCAGTTACGGAAGAGCGAATTGATTTAGACTTACATTTTATCACCCCGTTTGAATCTCACAGCAAAACAGACTATGTGGTGAAAGCCATTTCGGAAGTGGAGACAGAAATTACTTGGACATTACATACCTCATTGCCTCGCCCTCTCAATATCTTTGGTCCAATCTTTAATCTTGAAGAATCGGTAGGTAAAGATTATGAGCGAGGCCTGACAAAGCTAAAAACCTTGTGTGAAACGTATGTTGCAGAAAACTATCGAGGTGGGTTTGAAATTGTGGAGTTTGATTTTCCGGAACGGCTTTATGTGGTGAAAAAAGGAAGCATAAAAATGACGGAGATTGAAAAATTTTATGGTGTAAATTTTTCAAAAGCAGTTGAAGAAATTAAGAAAGCCAATCTCTTAATGACGACCCCGCCCACCGGTCTTTACTGGGTGTGGGATGAAGCCAAAGGAATGGTTGAAATGGCCGCAGGCTTCGGGGCGACCGGCGAAGTGAAGGGTTTGGAAACAGTTAAGATTCCTGCACAAAAAGCATACAAAATTGCGTTTTATGGCCCAAGCAGCGGGACGATGAAAGCCCATTTAGCAATGGATGAATACTTTAAGGCGAAGGGGTTTCAGCAAGGCTTGCCGGTAATGGAAGAATACGCCGCTGATGCCACCACCGAAAAAGACAGCACCAAATGGCTAACGAATGTGGTGTACTTTAAGAAATAA
- a CDS encoding adenylate/guanylate cyclase domain-containing protein: MRSTFFHFKIQIRSLTTEFLFQIKSLFFTVFVFTLPPIFNSLSAQDLALLGNIKSHSDSLAASLVQKLETSNDSLRVRILNQLCWLYRSIDFAKSIRYGKEALTLAESRQDKPALIEGLNFIGVTYRNVGNYPLAIESFIQAKKFSAEIGDLKQKAYALNNLGDIYRIDNQLDAALNASKQALAIFDSLGENNGSAYAHLRIGEAFQALGNFQDALKSFGYALKIREKEQDKTAIRAALSLTGECYAEMGNHRDALQYHFKALALAEAQRNPQAVAVAVNNIARSYLMLKKYSESLDFAKRGLQTSQLLKSPEQTRRSSLILSDIFASKGDYATSLQYLRNATAIRDSLIGEETKKRIAAIQAGYDAEVRQAQIEMLTLKTESQRILQNGFTIGLVLLGIIIVLILFAYRSKRLSARELAKQNTEIEAERSKSDKLLLNILPESIAERLKKGESVIADSFPDCTILFADLVGFTKLSIGTTPEALVTFLNDIFSRFDSLAEFYGLEKIKTIGDSYMAAGGIPKPQKDHAKRVAEFALAMQGVIRDFDSAGSVNLAIRIGIHSGPVVAGVIGDKKFIYDLWGDTVNTASRLESQGIAGEIQVSETTFQLIEPYFTSNLVGN, encoded by the coding sequence ATGCGAAGCACCTTTTTCCATTTTAAGATTCAAATCCGCTCGCTTACAACAGAATTCCTATTCCAAATCAAGTCGCTTTTTTTCACTGTTTTCGTATTTACCCTCCCTCCCATTTTCAATTCTCTTTCCGCTCAAGACCTTGCCCTGCTGGGCAACATAAAAAGCCATTCGGACTCCCTTGCAGCATCGTTAGTTCAAAAGCTTGAGACAAGCAATGATTCATTGAGGGTGAGAATTTTGAATCAATTGTGTTGGCTTTATCGCTCAATCGATTTCGCCAAATCCATTCGCTATGGCAAAGAAGCCCTCACTTTGGCGGAATCGCGCCAAGATAAACCGGCTCTGATTGAAGGCTTGAACTTTATTGGCGTTACTTATCGAAACGTGGGGAACTATCCACTTGCCATTGAGTCTTTTATTCAGGCTAAAAAATTTTCAGCAGAGATTGGAGACCTAAAACAAAAAGCTTATGCCTTAAATAATTTAGGTGATATTTACCGAATTGATAATCAACTTGATGCCGCGCTTAATGCTTCCAAACAGGCGCTCGCAATTTTCGATTCTTTAGGTGAAAACAATGGGAGTGCTTATGCCCATCTTCGCATTGGAGAAGCATTTCAAGCCTTAGGTAATTTTCAAGATGCTCTAAAGTCTTTTGGATATGCGCTAAAAATTCGTGAGAAAGAACAAGATAAAACCGCGATTCGAGCTGCACTTTCATTGACCGGGGAATGCTACGCCGAGATGGGAAATCACCGCGATGCGCTTCAATATCATTTCAAAGCACTTGCTCTTGCCGAAGCACAGCGAAATCCACAAGCCGTTGCCGTGGCGGTTAATAACATCGCCCGTTCTTACCTCATGTTAAAAAAGTATAGTGAATCGCTTGACTTCGCAAAGCGAGGGCTCCAAACTTCACAACTGTTGAAATCGCCGGAACAAACAAGACGCTCTTCTCTCATCCTTTCCGATATCTTTGCCTCCAAAGGCGATTATGCAACATCGCTTCAGTATCTCCGAAACGCCACCGCAATTCGCGATTCACTTATTGGCGAAGAAACCAAAAAGCGTATCGCCGCCATCCAAGCCGGTTATGACGCCGAAGTCCGCCAAGCTCAAATTGAAATGCTAACCCTTAAAACAGAAAGCCAACGAATCCTTCAAAATGGATTTACCATTGGCTTAGTACTTTTAGGTATCATTATTGTACTCATTCTCTTTGCTTATCGCAGTAAACGCCTTTCCGCTCGCGAACTTGCCAAGCAAAACACGGAAATCGAAGCAGAAAGGAGCAAGTCTGATAAACTGCTTCTAAATATTTTACCGGAGTCAATCGCCGAGCGTCTTAAGAAAGGAGAATCGGTAATCGCTGATAGCTTTCCTGATTGCACCATTCTTTTTGCCGATCTGGTTGGTTTTACAAAACTTTCTATCGGAACAACGCCCGAAGCCCTCGTCACTTTTCTCAATGATATTTTCTCTCGTTTTGATTCCCTCGCTGAATTTTATGGACTTGAAAAAATTAAAACCATCGGCGATTCTTATATGGCTGCCGGTGGAATTCCTAAGCCGCAAAAAGATCACGCCAAACGTGTGGCAGAATTTGCACTCGCGATGCAGGGCGTTATACGCGATTTCGATAGCGCCGGGAGCGTCAACCTTGCCATAAGAATCGGCATCCACTCCGGCCCTGTGGTTGCAGGTGTCATTGGGGATAAAAAATTCATCTATGATCTCTGGGGCGACACCGTCAATACTGCTTCCCGCCTTGAGTCACAAGGAATCGCAGGTGAAATTCAAGTAAGTGAAACAACTTTTCAATTGATAGAACCCTATTTTACCTCGAATCTCGTGGGGAATTAG